The genomic region GATCTGTTCTGTTGCGTAAGCGTAAATTCCGTCAAACCGGTAACCGTGTATTTTTGAACTTCATCGGAGAAACTACCGAGCGGTGAAGTCTCCAGTATTATCTCCTCACCGGTGGGCAATGAGCTTTGCCATTGGAAGGGCACATCGGTGCCGCGGCCGCTCTGGTCAAGCAGTTTAATGTTTTTTCCCGGTCTTACCACCACAAGCGGAAGCTGAACACCCGCCTGCATTACCGCCCCTTGGGTCAACACTTCGGCAGTGCCTGCTCCATCCTGTCCGGTAACGGCGGCTTCCCCTTTTTCGACGACAAGCTGCAGACTCCCCTCGCCACTTTTATCCGCACGAAACGAAGACCCTTTTGAAACCTTCGCTGTCGTATTTTCCGAACTAATCAGCATATTTGAAGAGTCCGAAGTTTCAACTGACACAAGCCCATCCGTCAGATCAATGCGGGATTCTTCATTATTGACAAACACCTGAATCATTGTATTTGAACCGAGCTCGACGACATTACGGTCGATAAAATACAATGTTGCTTCCGCTTCGGGGGATGTACGTATCGTATCACCGTTATACACAGGGGAATTCTGTTGTGGACGATCCCAGACAGCGCGGTCGATAAACTTACGCTGAACCGACTTATACTTATACTGCACGGTCGCAACCGGTGTCTTATCGTTACGTGAAAATGTTCTATTTAAATTCCTCACGAATAAAAATGAACAAATAAAAATGATCAATAGACAAAGGGCTACAACGGAAATATCCACACCCGGATTTTTAAAACTAGGATTGGATTTTGTATTTTTTCTCGTCTTCATTGAGATTTACCTTTGCAAAATCGGGAATAGGGATTCCCAACACATTTCTAATCTGATTAAGACTTGTCGGCCCTTTTTCGCCCGCACCCGGAATACCTTTTTCGTTGGGCATATTGATGACCGCAAACATGCGGAGCGGTTTCTCTTTTCCTTTTACGGTAACGGACGGCATCTCTTCTACCAGAACCTGATCATGCACGAGCTTATAGGTGTATTCGGTGATAAGAATGTCGGTACCCATCGGTTTATTCAGCGCTTCCGTTCGGGAGGCAAGGTTAACCGCATCGCCGATAACTGTATATTCCATACGCTTCTGAGAACCGATTTGCCCGGCAACGACCGCCCCGGAATTGATACCGCATCCGATGCGGATAATCGGCTTTTTATCCCCTCCCCGTCCGCGGTTAAACTGCATCAAAGCTGCCCGCATACGGAGCGCTGCGCGGATACAATTCAACGCATCTTCGCGCGGAGAGCCGGAACTCGTCGGCGCACCCCAGACAGCCATAATCGCATCGCCGATAAACTTATCGACAACACCATGTGTGTCATTGACACATTCAACCATCTGAGTCATATATTCATTTAAAAATCCGACAACTTCAAACGGTTCGAGTTTTTCCGAAATCGCGGTAAACGAACGAATATCCGAAAAGAATATCGTTGTTTCTTTGGTTTCACCGCCGAGTGCCAACCGCCCCTGCGCTGCAAGCTCCGCGATCTCCTTATTAATAAACCTTCCGAACGAATCCTTTAAGCGTTCCCGTTCAGCAAGACCTTTTCCCATCTGTACGAAACTTGAAGTTAAAAGCCCCACTTCATCATGCGTTTTCGGCTTTAAGTCAAGTTCGTATTCGCCCGCTTCAATTTGGTGAGCTGCGACGGTCAGCAGCTTGATCGGTGTGCTGATGGATTTGGATAAGAACCACACAAACATTGCCGAAAGAGCGAGTACCGCAATGCTTAAATAGAGGTTGCGCTTTGCCGTATCGTTGACGGGCTCAAGAACCTGCTCCGCTTCTGCAGTGGTAAGAACCGCCGCATCGCCGAGTGAAAGGCGCGTATACGAACCGAAATACTTTTTACCTGCTTCATCCTGAAACAGCATTTGCCGGTTGGTATCGCCGTTTTCGCGCATTTGGGTAAAGAGCGGAAAGGTAGCGACGCTCGCACCGCGGCGGATAAGATCAAAATCAGGATGAATAAGTACATCCCCCCTATCGTTTACGAGATACGTTGTCTGCAATGTCCCTTGCCCGAACCCGTCGGAGAGCTTCTCTGCAGAAAAGAATACCGCAAGCCCTTGTGCAAGACCTTTCTCTTTATACGGATAAAACAAGACCAACATCGGTTGATTAAAAAGCGGCGCGGCATTGAGGATCTTCATAATCCCCTGCTCTACTTGAGCCGCTGCCTCCCGTTCTTGCTTTAAAAACGCTTCTACTAGTGACGGCTCCAGCTCATGGGATAAAAAGAACGTCGTATTCAGCAATGTACGGTCGATACCGTCAGAACGTCGTGAATCGGTAACCAGAACAGCTGCAACCGAAGGGTTGCGTTCAAAATAAAACGCGGCAGCTTGCTTTGCAAAACTGCTTGAACTTTCGGCTGTATTGATAAGATCCAATAACAGAAAAGCATTTGCTCTAATGGAAGAAAGTTCATTTTCAACGGAACTTGCCGCTTGAGCGTTCACCGTTCGGTTGTTTTCCTCGGCAGTAATTCGGACATCTTCGCTGCCGAACCATGTTACCAATAGGGTAATCGTTCCAAGCGCAATAATAAGTAAAATGGAAATCATCATAACCAATTTTACTGCTATCGGAAATTTTACCCTTTCCTGTCCAACAGTATGCGTGTTTTTTTGTTCTGACATTTATTTCTCCGCATTCGGAAATGACCACCATTTTCCTAAAGAAAACTCCATCATCCGAATTTTTACATTTAGCACACAATATCTCTTATTATTTTATTATAACTTCCTATTTATCGCAAGGTAAATAGAAAAAGAAATATGAAACTTAAAAAAAAGAACCATGGTTATTGCCCTTTAAATGCACGTAAGGCCATCGACATGGTACCGTAAGCCCTCTAAAAATACACTTTTTAGAGGGCTTTTTGCTTCTTTTTGTAATGCATTTATAACGCAGCAAGTTTTTTCCGTACCAGTTCCGTAGTTTGATTAGGATTCGCCTTGCCCTGCGATTTTTTCATCACCTGCCCCATCAGCCAGCCGGCGACATTAGTCTTGCCCTTTTTCCAGTCGGCGATAGCTTGGGGATTTGCCGCAAAGACCTCATCCACCAGTTTCTCGATAGTGCCGGTATCGCTTACCTGCGTCATTCCCCTATTTTTGATGATCTGCCGGGGATGTTCACCGCTTTCCAACATCTCTACAAAAACATCCTTTGCCTGCTTGCTGGTAATAGTCTGTGCATCAAGTTCATTGACCAGTTCGGCAATATGGTCAGGACCAAACGGAAGCTGCTCAAGTCCAATATGCTTTTCATTTAATACCGCAAGGACTTCCGCAAGTACCCAGTTGGCAACTTTTTTGGGGTCTTTTGTTTGAGCGGCAGCAGCCTCAAACCACTCCGCTAAATTCCGCTCGGTTGTCAGTGTTTCCACATCGAATTGAGAAAGGCCGTACTCTTTTTTAAACCGTTCCCGTTTTGCAGCCGGAAGCTCTCCAACGGTTTTGCATACCGAATCGATGTATCCACGGCTCAGCATCAGCGAAGGAATATCGGGTTCGCGCATAAAACGGTAGTCAAGCGCGGAATTTTTTGTGCGCTGGATAACGGTTTTTCCGCTCGGCTCATCCCAGCCCATTGTACGTTTAAAATCAGCCGAATACTCCTGCCGGTCGGTTTTAAACTCTTCGAGCTGCCGCTGAACTTCATACGCACAGGCATCGCGTACCGTTCTAAACGAGTTCATATTCTTAATTTCGGAAATCGGCGTCCGGTATTCTTTGCCGTTTTCAAATACTTTTAGGTTGATGTTCGCATCGCAGCGCATCGCGCCTTCTTCCAAGTTACCGTCGGTAACGCCGATAAACTTTAAAATTTCCCGAATTGTCTGCATATACTGTGCTGCTTCTTCGGGGCTTTTCATATCCGGCTTAGATACGATTTCGATAAGCGGAACCCCGCAGCGGTTATAATCTACATAGCTATGCGCTCCTTCGATGTGAAGGCTTTTACCGGCATCTTCTTCGAGATGAATACGCTCAATTCTGATTGTCCGCATCTCGGGCGGTTCATTAGGAGCCGCCATATTGATTTCAACCTGACCGTTTTCACAAATCGGTTTATCGAATTGGGTAATCTGGTAGCCTTTAACCAAGTCGGGATAAAAGTAATGCTTCCGGTCAAACTTGCTGAATTCGTTGATCGTGCAGCCAAGCGCAAAACCTGCTTTAATACCGAGTTTGACGTATTCGTCGCCGACAACGGGCAAGGCGCCGGGAAGTCCTAAACAAACCGGACAGACACGGGAATTCGGCATTCCGCCGTAACGGTTTTCGCAGGAACAGAACGCTTTTGTCTTTGTTAACAGTTGGCAGTGAATTTCACAGCCGATAATTACTTCGTAGGATAATTCCGAACTCATACCCGTTCCGCCTCCAACGTTTTTGCCAATCGTAAGATTTTTCCTTCGGAAAGCTTCGCGCCCACAATTTGCATACCGATCGGGCGGCCGTCTTGTGCTTTGCCCGCGGGTATCGACAGCGCCGGAATATGGGATAAATTAACAAATGTCGTAAACAAATCCGAAAGGTACATCGCAAGCGGATCGTTTACGCGCTCACCGAGCTTAAACGCCGGTGTCGGCGCGGTCGGGCAGAAAATAAAATCATAGTGCTGTAAAACCGCCCCGACCTCTTTTTCCATACGGGCGCGGACACGGAGCGCATTTTCATAGCAATCCCCCGACAGGTGATGCGACAACACATAGTTTCCGGTGATAATGCGCCGTTTTACCTCACGGCCGAACCCTGCTGATCGGGTGGCACAATATAGCTCGTCGTACCCTTTGCCCGGATCCACACGTAAGCCGTAGCGGATTCCGTCAAAACGGGCAAGATTGCTCGCCGCCTCGGAAAGCGCAATAACATAGTACATTGCAATGGCAGATTCCAACACCGGTATGGAAACGGGATCGACTTGAATACCCTTTGAGGCAAACCAACTGCGGAACTTTTCAAACAGCACCGCAACATCCGTATCCAAACCTTTCGCTTGCGTAAATTCAACCGGTAATGCAATGCGGAGTTTTTTTAACTCGTTGTCGGCGTAGGGTTGCAAGTATGCGCAGGAAGAAAAATCATATTGGACACTCGTTTCATCATGCGGATCGGCGCCTCCTGCGACCGAAAGGCCTAATCCGACATCATCTACACAGCGGGCAAAAAGCCCTACTTGATCGAGCGAAGAGCCGAACGCGACGACGCCGTAGCGGCTGATAGCGCCGTAAGTCGGTTTTAATCCGTATATTCCGCAATACGAAGCGGGAAGTCGTACGGAACCACCCGTTTCCGTACCGAGCGCAAACGGAACCTGAAAACCGGCAACCACCGCTGCGGAACCGCCCGAACTGCCGCCGGGTGTCAGCGCGCGATCTACAGGATTATGCGACGGCCCATATACCGAATATTCGGTGGAAGAGCCCATCGCAAACTCATCCATATTTGCTCTACCAATCGGGATTGCGCCAGCCTCCGTTAAACGGGTAATAACCGTTGCGTTATACGGGGCTCTGTAACCGTCCAATATCTTACTGCAGCAGGTACAAAGTTTCCCGCGTATTGAAATATTATCTTTTACTGCAAAGGGTAACCCTAAAAGCGGCTTATCAGCCCCCTTGCCTTCTTTCCGTAGTGCATCGGCTTTTTCCGCTTGCGCTTCTGCATCGTCAAAAAACTCAATAAATCCATGCAACGGCGTCGTTTGCTTTTCATCCGCCTGATATGCTGCCTTTAATGCACGAACGATGTCAACGGAAGAGGCCACCCCTTCTTCCAAGTACGTTTTTAATTCGGCTAAGCTCGCTGTACAAAGATCTTTCATGATCACACCCCACTCCCGAGAACTTTAGGTACACGAAAATAGCCGTCCATATATTCACTCGACATCTTCTTTAAATCCGACTGCGTTATGCCAGCTGAAATGGTATCGCTGCGGAGTAACTCTTCCGAAATCATTGCAGTGTCGTCTGCCTCGGTAGATACATCATACTTTTTGAGAATATCGAAATATTCGATAATTTGACTAACCTGTCCGGCAATAGACTCTGTGTCACTGTCATTCGAAGAAAGGCGCGAGAGATAGAGTAAATTATCGAATACTTCAGGAGTAATTTTGCTGTTTTGATCCATCGTTTTTCCTTAACTATAAATATTTAAGGGGAACCCAAAAAACTTCAGTTTTCAGAGGTTCCCACTTTTTTTAGTCAACATACCCCGATGCAGAGCGCTGCCGAAGAACGGCGGGTATTAAAACCTCCGCATGAATAAACATCGGAAATATGATTAGATTTCCGGGACTTCATTTTCATCCGGACATGTTTCTCGATTTTGAGAGGATAACCGATTTAAACGGCTGATAATTTCACGTGTTTGTTCTTGCGATTCTGCCGTTTTCGAAAAAATGCGTATTAGGCTGGTGATATTATCAACCATTGCATCAATTTCAGCATTAACCTTTTCGGTAGCTTGCGTTAAATGGTCAAAACTGGTAACCGTATTTTCCCGTGTTTCGATAATCCGGCTATTTTCGTTCTTTAAGGCCGTCATTTCTTCCAACACTTCTTTCAACGTTTGTTCCATTCGGGTCGTATGAGCATCCGTATGTCCGATAAAGGTTGCGATTTCTGCAAGCATATGCTCGAAATCGGTTACTTTATTGCTGATATCGGCAAAACTCTGGGCTAAAATATCCGCAGCAGAAGCAGTTTCGTCGATAGAAGTGGTAATTTGTTTAATAATCTTTCCGGTCGAATCCGATTCGGAAGACGCCCTCTCAGCCAAATTTCGAATTTCTTCAGCAACAACAGCAAACCCTTTTCCGGCATCACCTGCATGGGCAGCTTCGATAGCGGCATTCATTGCAAGCATATCCGTCTGCTCTGCAACCTGTGTTATCAGCTGGTTGGTTTCAAGCAAAACGGCAGAACGGGCAGTAATGTCGGATATCGTCTTTGTCATCTTTGAAAAGTTTGTTTTTCCGACTTCATTTGCTTGGAAGATATTCATAAAGTTATCTTGAATAACCTTGAATTTTTCCGTCAGTAATTTTGTGTTTTGGATTAAGTCCGTAAGCTTATCCATTGCATCCTTCGACTTTTCACTTTGCTGTGTAATTTGCGTATCCAAGCCTTCAAGGAAAGTATTTAAATAATTAGTATTGGTTTCCGTATCAATCAAACTCGTTTTCTGCGAAGATACTTCTTCGAGTACCAACTTAATATAGCTTGAAATTTTATCTACATAGGACTGAGCGCTGTGCATATTCGAGGTCAACACGGTATCTTCGTTTGCCAAATCTTCGATAACTTTTTTAATTTCAGCGATAAATGTATTCAATTGATCGGAAGAGGCAATAACCTTATCGCGCATCAACTCGCTCTCTCTTTTCTCAAAATAAAATATTCTTGCAAATGAGACTGCTTGGATCAGCAGGAAAAAGAGAAGGCCAAAGGGGAGCGTCGCCGGCGTATGGATAAGCTCCATTCCCTCAAGGATATCGATCACGGAGGTTACCATCAGCGCAGCAAAACCTGTTGCAATAAACGACGCCTCCTTCTCTTTCTTTTTTATACACCAACCGCACGATGAGATATAGGAGGTATAAAACTTCTAAAAGACAAACGACCTGATGTATATAGAGAAACGATGTAAAAAAAGCCCCTCTCGTAACAAGCGTTAAAATTCCATACAGCAAACCTTCAGAGACCCAGACAATGACAATCGCTTTATGAATATATTTCTTGTAAAGTTCATAAAAGTACATGATGACGGGAATTGAAACGGTTGCAAAAACTGAAATAGTCCATACGGAGCACTGTCATCCAGGAAAAGCCGAATAAATCGGATCCGATTATCGTTCCCGTCGAGAGTATTCGTATCATAACGATAAATACAAGCAGCGTAAAATACAAAATACTGAGCTCTTTTGTTCTGAAGATAAACAATATCAAATGGTAAAGACCGAGTGCTAATGCAAAACTGAAAATCATTGCTTCGATAAGTTTATTTCGATATATAGACGATTCGATAACGGACGTTTTATTAATGATAACAGGATTGTATATACCCTGTTTCTTGTGATCAATACTTTTTATTTGAATCAAAAGATCGATCTGCGTTTCGCCAGCCGGTAATACAAAACAAGACGATTGCGCATCCGTAAGCTTTCTTCCGGAAGGATTATACGCGTCAAGTTTTACGCCGTTTGCAAAAACGGTTAGCGAAGGGAACCTGTTTTTCAGGTACACCGAAAGGGAAGGAGCTCCTTTAGGCAACAGTAGCCTTAGGGTATATGTCGCATAGCCGTTTGAAGGATAAGATTTTCCTTGCCCCGATTTTCTATCTGCCCAAGAAGATGGTACCGCCATATATTCGGAGGGATCTTTCCAATCTTCCAAGAATTCGTTCCAAAAAAAACCGTAATTGCCGGAGAGAAGAACCTTACCGCGGGTATCAAAGTTCCAGTTTCGTAAATCGATAACACCGCCTTGTACTGTCGGCGCGGTTTCCGCATAGACAGCGGTACCCAAGCCAAAAAAAATAAAGGTCGTCAATACGACCGATAAAAGATACTTTTTATTATAGAAAGTTTTTTTAAACAGTGAAGGGCGGTATACCATAGCAGAAGCGGGACAAATCACTTCGGTATATTTTGCACCGGGACGAGAAATTAATTCTTTCATGCTGTAACTCTCCATAGGTATGCCGTTATCACAAAGGGACGATACTTCCCCCATGATATGAACCGGCTATTTTGAATGTATTTAGTATAGACTAAAAATATGAATTATGCTATCACCCTACTTTTGAAAATATGCATACCGTCTACGGCGTTGCAGGGTGAATAACAGTCCTCGACGTGCAAAAAGCACGCCTGCGGGTGTTATTCACTCTGCGCCTTGTATCCGGTACTACTATTTTCAAAAGCGCTGGAATTACGGGGCATATACGGCGTTGCAGCGTTATTTTTTATCGATGGGATAAAAATGAATGAGTATGAGACCGCATAAACACATGGTTGCAGCGATCAGCCCTGCAATAAACCTAATAGCAAATATCGTTTTAGGAGGTTGGATTACATCAGCACAGTAACCGGCTGCACTAAGAATTAAGCCCGAAACGCCGGTTGAAATAGCCTGTCCGAGCTTACTGGCAAAAGTCCACACTCCGTAATAACAACCTTCGTTGTGTACCGTATCAGGCTGCCACGCGATCGCATCAGGCAGCATTGCCCAAGGAGTCGCGAAAGCAAAGCCAACCCCAACTCCTGCAGCTACAAACAAGAGTGAAAGGCCGATTACCCCGATACGGTGTCCGATAAAAAATATAACCATCGTAGAAATACACAATACGGCAAGTCCTACGCAGTATGAAAAATTTTTTCCCAGTATATTTGAGCATTTGGCCGCAACCGGAATAGAAACGATCGCCGTTACCAGTAAGAGCCCCATAATCGTACTTGAAGACGCTTCCGCTTGGTAAATGTACTTTAGGTAATACACAACCATGCCTTGCAAAAAATTGAGTGCAGTAATATGTAGTACAAAAACAGCCAGCAACACCGTGTACGCGGAATTTTTAAATACCGAGCGGTAGGCGGAAAAGAACGCTCCTGTTTTTTTCTTACCGTTTTTAGGCGGTGCAGCAGACTCTCGCACTGAAAAAAAGGTGATAAGCGTTGCTATTATGATAATACCGCCGATAGCTGCCCCTGCAACCGAGAAGCCTAAGGCTTTAGACGGAAACATATTGACAATCGGCACCACAATAACAGCACCCATTATCGTACCGATTCCGGCGCACAAAAAACGGTAGGCATTTAACGAGGTTTGTTCGTTATAATCCGAGGTTAATTCGGGGGTTAAAGCAGAATACGGAATATTCACGAGAGTCATCGTCGTATTTACCAAACAAAGCATCAACAGTGCCCACCAAAACAGCGCTGTTTGACCGGTAACCGAAGGCTTGGTAAAAAACAGCCAAAGCGAAAGACCGAACGGAAGCGCTCCGAACAAGAGATACGGACGGCGCCTGCCGAATCGGGAACGAGTGTTATCGGAAAGAAAGCCGACAATAGGGTCGGTAACCGCATCCCATATTTTTGCCACCATAATGGCGATACCGGCAAGGGCGGGCGCCAGATACACCGTATCGGTAAGATAGGTCAGCGTCCAAAAGCCCATAGCCGTAAAAAACAGATTTCCACCGATGTCGGCAATTCCGAATCCGAGTTTTTTTCGTACCGGCAACCGTACATCGGCTAAGCATACTTCGGTTATCGGGACTTCTGCACTATCAGCAACAATTTTTTCGCTTATAATTTTTTTATTCATAGACAGTAACAATCTGCGGAAGCGCCCGCTCTTTTAAAATACGACTTATTCCAAAAGCGATGGCAACCCCTGCGGCAAGACCGGCAGCGATACCGGCTAAAGCCAGCGATTCGTTATGCGTTCGCAAAAAGATTACCGTAAAGGAAAGCATCGAAAGCACGAGCGGAATACCCACTGCGCACAGTCCCTGAAAACGGGCAGCTTTTTCGGAAATAAAGACACCGACCTTGTTTCCAATCCATAAATCTTTTCCCGAAACGTTCAGCGCATCGACGATGTTGCCCTGTACAACCAGCAAACCGTCTTTACTGCCTCCGCCACAAGCATGACAACCGCCGCCGCATGACGCGCATCCGCTGCGGCTATCGGTAGATTTAATGGAACAAAGATCTGCTTCGGGCGTATCGTATTCAATAGTCGCAATCTGCATGCCGTTCCGTTTCGTTATCGGCATACGTATCACTCTTCCTATTCTTTCCATTTAAAAAAGCCCTCCAAAATTAAATACGGACATACGTTATGATGACTGCGGCACCGCAGCGGCAGGTATTTCGATACGGACCCGTTCTATCGACAGGGCGCCGCCCGCCCCGTCCAGCTCAATA from Treponema vincentii harbors:
- a CDS encoding adenylate/guanylate cyclase domain-containing protein, with protein sequence MSEQKNTHTVGQERVKFPIAVKLVMMISILLIIALGTITLLVTWFGSEDVRITAEENNRTVNAQAASSVENELSSIRANAFLLLDLINTAESSSSFAKQAAAFYFERNPSVAAVLVTDSRRSDGIDRTLLNTTFFLSHELEPSLVEAFLKQEREAAAQVEQGIMKILNAAPLFNQPMLVLFYPYKEKGLAQGLAVFFSAEKLSDGFGQGTLQTTYLVNDRGDVLIHPDFDLIRRGASVATFPLFTQMRENGDTNRQMLFQDEAGKKYFGSYTRLSLGDAAVLTTAEAEQVLEPVNDTAKRNLYLSIAVLALSAMFVWFLSKSISTPIKLLTVAAHQIEAGEYELDLKPKTHDEVGLLTSSFVQMGKGLAERERLKDSFGRFINKEIAELAAQGRLALGGETKETTIFFSDIRSFTAISEKLEPFEVVGFLNEYMTQMVECVNDTHGVVDKFIGDAIMAVWGAPTSSGSPREDALNCIRAALRMRAALMQFNRGRGGDKKPIIRIGCGINSGAVVAGQIGSQKRMEYTVIGDAVNLASRTEALNKPMGTDILITEYTYKLVHDQVLVEEMPSVTVKGKEKPLRMFAVINMPNEKGIPGAGEKGPTSLNQIRNVLGIPIPDFAKVNLNEDEKKYKIQS
- the gatB gene encoding Asp-tRNA(Asn)/Glu-tRNA(Gln) amidotransferase subunit GatB; translation: MSSELSYEVIIGCEIHCQLLTKTKAFCSCENRYGGMPNSRVCPVCLGLPGALPVVGDEYVKLGIKAGFALGCTINEFSKFDRKHYFYPDLVKGYQITQFDKPICENGQVEINMAAPNEPPEMRTIRIERIHLEEDAGKSLHIEGAHSYVDYNRCGVPLIEIVSKPDMKSPEEAAQYMQTIREILKFIGVTDGNLEEGAMRCDANINLKVFENGKEYRTPISEIKNMNSFRTVRDACAYEVQRQLEEFKTDRQEYSADFKRTMGWDEPSGKTVIQRTKNSALDYRFMREPDIPSLMLSRGYIDSVCKTVGELPAAKRERFKKEYGLSQFDVETLTTERNLAEWFEAAAAQTKDPKKVANWVLAEVLAVLNEKHIGLEQLPFGPDHIAELVNELDAQTITSKQAKDVFVEMLESGEHPRQIIKNRGMTQVSDTGTIEKLVDEVFAANPQAIADWKKGKTNVAGWLMGQVMKKSQGKANPNQTTELVRKKLAAL
- the gatA gene encoding Asp-tRNA(Asn)/Glu-tRNA(Gln) amidotransferase subunit GatA → MKDLCTASLAELKTYLEEGVASSVDIVRALKAAYQADEKQTTPLHGFIEFFDDAEAQAEKADALRKEGKGADKPLLGLPFAVKDNISIRGKLCTCCSKILDGYRAPYNATVITRLTEAGAIPIGRANMDEFAMGSSTEYSVYGPSHNPVDRALTPGGSSGGSAAVVAGFQVPFALGTETGGSVRLPASYCGIYGLKPTYGAISRYGVVAFGSSLDQVGLFARCVDDVGLGLSVAGGADPHDETSVQYDFSSCAYLQPYADNELKKLRIALPVEFTQAKGLDTDVAVLFEKFRSWFASKGIQVDPVSIPVLESAIAMYYVIALSEAASNLARFDGIRYGLRVDPGKGYDELYCATRSAGFGREVKRRIITGNYVLSHHLSGDCYENALRVRARMEKEVGAVLQHYDFIFCPTAPTPAFKLGERVNDPLAMYLSDLFTTFVNLSHIPALSIPAGKAQDGRPIGMQIVGAKLSEGKILRLAKTLEAERV
- the gatC gene encoding Asp-tRNA(Asn)/Glu-tRNA(Gln) amidotransferase subunit GatC is translated as MDQNSKITPEVFDNLLYLSRLSSNDSDTESIAGQVSQIIEYFDILKKYDVSTEADDTAMISEELLRSDTISAGITQSDLKKMSSEYMDGYFRVPKVLGSGV
- a CDS encoding methyl-accepting chemotaxis protein — protein: MVTSVIDILEGMELIHTPATLPFGLLFFLLIQAVSFARIFYFEKRESELMRDKVIASSDQLNTFIAEIKKVIEDLANEDTVLTSNMHSAQSYVDKISSYIKLVLEEVSSQKTSLIDTETNTNYLNTFLEGLDTQITQQSEKSKDAMDKLTDLIQNTKLLTEKFKVIQDNFMNIFQANEVGKTNFSKMTKTISDITARSAVLLETNQLITQVAEQTDMLAMNAAIEAAHAGDAGKGFAVVAEEIRNLAERASSESDSTGKIIKQITTSIDETASAADILAQSFADISNKVTDFEHMLAEIATFIGHTDAHTTRMEQTLKEVLEEMTALKNENSRIIETRENTVTSFDHLTQATEKVNAEIDAMVDNITSLIRIFSKTAESQEQTREIISRLNRLSSQNRETCPDENEVPEI
- a CDS encoding 7TM-DISM domain-containing protein, coding for MKELISRPGAKYTEVICPASAMVYRPSLFKKTFYNKKYLLSVVLTTFIFFGLGTAVYAETAPTVQGGVIDLRNWNFDTRGKVLLSGNYGFFWNEFLEDWKDPSEYMAVPSSWADRKSGQGKSYPSNGYATYTLRLLLPKGAPSLSVYLKNRFPSLTVFANGVKLDAYNPSGRKLTDAQSSCFVLPAGETQIDLLIQIKSIDHKKQGIYNPVIINKTSVIESSIYRNKLIEAMIFSFALALGLYHLILFIFRTKELSILYFTLLVFIVMIRILSTGTIIGSDLFGFSWMTVLRMDYFSFCNRFNSRHHVLL
- a CDS encoding MFS transporter, whose protein sequence is MNKKIISEKIVADSAEVPITEVCLADVRLPVRKKLGFGIADIGGNLFFTAMGFWTLTYLTDTVYLAPALAGIAIMVAKIWDAVTDPIVGFLSDNTRSRFGRRRPYLLFGALPFGLSLWLFFTKPSVTGQTALFWWALLMLCLVNTTMTLVNIPYSALTPELTSDYNEQTSLNAYRFLCAGIGTIMGAVIVVPIVNMFPSKALGFSVAGAAIGGIIIIATLITFFSVRESAAPPKNGKKKTGAFFSAYRSVFKNSAYTVLLAVFVLHITALNFLQGMVVYYLKYIYQAEASSSTIMGLLLVTAIVSIPVAAKCSNILGKNFSYCVGLAVLCISTMVIFFIGHRIGVIGLSLLFVAAGVGVGFAFATPWAMLPDAIAWQPDTVHNEGCYYGVWTFASKLGQAISTGVSGLILSAAGYCADVIQPPKTIFAIRFIAGLIAATMCLCGLILIHFYPIDKK
- a CDS encoding SoxR reducing system RseC family protein → MERIGRVIRMPITKRNGMQIATIEYDTPEADLCSIKSTDSRSGCASCGGGCHACGGGSKDGLLVVQGNIVDALNVSGKDLWIGNKVGVFISEKAARFQGLCAVGIPLVLSMLSFTVIFLRTHNESLALAGIAAGLAAGVAIAFGISRILKERALPQIVTVYE